The DNA sequence CATGCGATATACACCTTGGGAAAAATCAGCAATCAGAGCTTCTTTTGGTCGTGGAAAACGCAGCGCTAATATTTTTGCAGAAAACCAAAATATGTTTGCCTCTTCAAGAACCATCAATATTCTAAATACCACCGGTAATATTTATGGATTAGACCCTGAGATTGCTTGGAATTACGGTCTTTCCTATTTACAAGGTTTTAACTTATTTAACAGAAAAGCAGACATTACCTTAGATTATTATAAAACAGATTTTAAAAATAAAATAGTTGTTGATTATGAAAATCCACAAGAAGTAAATTTTTATAATTTAGATGGTGTTAGTTATGCCAACAGCTTTCAAATTGAATTGAATTACAATGTATTTGAACATTTTGATTTACGAACTGCTTATAAATACTACGACATTAAAACACAGTACAATTCTGGAAAGTTATCAAATCCGCTAATCCCTAAACACCGCTTTTTTGCTAATGCAGCTTATGAAACACCAATAAAAAACAACGGACATTGGAAATTTGACACAACCTTCAACTGGCTGGGCGAGCAACGTTTTAGCTCAACATTAGCAAACCCATCAACATATCAATTGTCAGAAAAAACACCTACAGTTACGACTTTAAATGCACAAGTCACCAAAGTGTTTTCTGAAAAATTTGAAGTATATTTAGGGGGTGAAAACATTACAAATGTAAGACAAGACAATCCTATTTTAGACGCTAAGAACCCTTTTGGCTCAAATTTTGATACTACATTTGTGTATGGTCCAATTTTTGGAAGCATGTATTATGCTGGATTACGATTTAAAATAAATTAACAAATATGACTATTCGTTATTTTGCACGAATCTCATAATTAAAAAAATAGTTAGAAATACACGATTATTTAAAATAAGTTGATTCGTGTATTTCTAACAAAAAATAAAATAACCCTATAAAAAATTGTCTTTACAAGACTTAAAAAAAGAAACCAATGAAAAAGTTATTATTAGTTACATTAGTACTTATCACAACCGTCACATTTGCTCAAGACAAAAATGCCAAAGCTACAATGGAAGTAGATGGTGTTTGCCTTATGTGTAAAAGCCGCATTGAAAAAGCTTGTTTTAAAACTAAAGGTGTAAAATCTGCTATTTGGGATGTAAAAACACATGAATTAAAACTAATTTATGATGAACGGAAAACCAATGTTGAGACTATTCAAAAAAGTGTATTAGAAGCTGGTCATGACATAAAAAAACTAAAAATAAAAGCCACAGATGAAGCTTATGCTAAATTACACGATTGCTGTAAATATCGAGACATAGAAGTAAGAGAAGCACATTAACCCTCCATTGCAATGAAAAAATCTATCTTCATTTTATTTTTATTGCCTTTATTAACTTTTGCTCAAGCCAATAAATTTTTTAGGCAAGGCATGAGGGCAACCGATATTAATGAAAAAATTAATTTATTTTCAAAAGCCATAGAATCAAATCCTAAGCATTTAGATGCTTATTTTCAAAGAGCCATTGCTAAAGATAATATTGGTGATTTTAATGGTGCAATATTGGATTACACCAAAGTTATTTTTTATGAACCAGGGGCCGACTCTTATTACAACAGAGGAAATTCAAAATACAAATTAGAAGATTACTTAGGAGCAAAAGAAGACTATGAAAAAGCCTTAGAATTAGATTCTCAATTTATAGCTGCCAAATACAGTTTAGCTTATGCTAAATATGATTTAAAAGATTATGAAGGTGCTATTGATGATTTGAACGCTGTTATAAGTATGTATCCTCGAAGTGGCATTGCCTACAAACAAAGAGCATTTGCTTATTCTGCACTAAAAAAGCACATAGAAGCTATAAAAGATTTTTCTACCGTTATCAAAATCAGTCCAACTTCCGATGCTTATTATAATCGAGGTACTGCCTTTATGGATATAAATTATTATCAAATGGCAAATAATGATTTTAACACAGCAATAAAAATTGACAAAAACAATACTTTAGCGTATTTTTTTAAAGCAACTTCGCATTTTTTTTTAGGAGAATATGATCCTGCAATTTTATATTTTAATACCGCTATTAATTTTGACAACTACGATTATGATGCTGCTTTTGGATTGGCTTTAACTTACTATAAGACTAATGATTTAAAAAATGCTAAAATACAATTTCATAAAGCAGAGCGTATTTTAAAATCAATATCTGAAGCTTCCGAAACCAAGGAAGGGTTAGCTTTATTTGAAAACACTTATTGGTACCTAAACCAATACTA is a window from the Pseudalgibacter alginicilyticus genome containing:
- a CDS encoding heavy-metal-associated domain-containing protein codes for the protein MKKLLLVTLVLITTVTFAQDKNAKATMEVDGVCLMCKSRIEKACFKTKGVKSAIWDVKTHELKLIYDERKTNVETIQKSVLEAGHDIKKLKIKATDEAYAKLHDCCKYRDIEVREAH
- a CDS encoding tetratricopeptide repeat protein; this translates as MKKSIFILFLLPLLTFAQANKFFRQGMRATDINEKINLFSKAIESNPKHLDAYFQRAIAKDNIGDFNGAILDYTKVIFYEPGADSYYNRGNSKYKLEDYLGAKEDYEKALELDSQFIAAKYSLAYAKYDLKDYEGAIDDLNAVISMYPRSGIAYKQRAFAYSALKKHIEAIKDFSTVIKISPTSDAYYNRGTAFMDINYYQMANNDFNTAIKIDKNNTLAYFFKATSHFFLGEYDPAILYFNTAINFDNYDYDAAFGLALTYYKTNDLKNAKIQFHKAERILKSISEASETKEGLALFENTYWYLNQYYTFNEYYQKLSNL